accataaaccattgaaaatggtgtttctccagtgcttgtttttgtcATTGTACGATAAgtccataatactccaggtaatatctcaggccaattaccttttgaatcctgtaacctcttcttcaagttgttgataatgacatTGTCTGTggattctgcttgtccattacccactggatggtatgtcgtagatgttatccttttaatcttCCAACTTTGAAGAACTTCTGTGATTTGATCTCCTATGAATtatggtccattgtcacacacgatctcctttggtgctccaaagcggcatattatatttcgccatatgaagtctttaacttccttctctcgtacctgtttaaatgctcctgcttctacccatttagtgaaataatctgtgagtacaagtagaaactttacctgaccctttgcttgtggtagtggacctacgatattcattccccatttcataaagggccacggggctataacagggtgtagtaactcagctggtctgtgcatattattgccgtatctttgatatttatcacatttggacacgaagctgtttgcctcttcttccatcttaggccaataatatcctgctcgaatcaatgttcttaccagtgaccttccccctgcgtgatttccacaatgtccttcgtgcacttccTTCATCAcgtattctgtttgagagggtccgagacaccttgctagtggtccatcgaacatctttcgataaagatttccttgatataaacaatatcgagcggcttttttgcgaagcgcgtgagccttccctttgtcattagacacggttccgtgctgtaaaaaagcaataatttcgtttctccaatcccatgttaaattattaaaatttacctcattcttatcaggttcgagaacggaatgaaataaatgtatgactgaagcatttgcgtcatttgctacgtcagctgcagatgcgagattagctaaagcatctgcctccacattctcatctcttgggatctgcattaccttccaagtttggaattgctttattagttcccgtaccttttcgagatattcttgcattcgagtTTCCCTAGCTGTATAattccccagcatttgattgaccatgagttgagaatcactcttgattataatttgtgttattccgagttctcttgccaattctaaacctgcaattacagcctcgtactctgcttcattgttagttatagaatgatattttatagcttgcctaatagtttcacccgtaggtgatatgagaactatacccagacctgctccttttacattagatgaaccatcagtgaataaaatccaaatccccgggtttgcaccattaaaaacttgtaactctttttctgcttctaaatgcatcccctggctaaaatcagctacgaaatcggctaatacttgagattttatagcagtcctaggttgataaatgatttcgtattcacttaattctatagcccattttgctaacctccctgacaattcatgtttatgcaaaatgtttcgaagcggaaaagcagtaactacaataatgggatgacattgaaaataaggtcttaattttctagatgccatgatcaaagctaatgctaacttttctagctgtgggtatcgtgtttcagcatctagtaaggacttacttacataataaataggagattgtttaccttggtcctcacgaactaaaacagcacttaccgcaacttcagacacagccagatagatgagaagcttttctcccacctttggttttgccaataacggtggttttgacaaataagctttcaaatttctaagggcttgttgacaatcttcattccattcaaaatgatcttgctttttgagtgcagagaaaaacttaaaacacttttctgaggatttggaaataaatctccccaaagctgcaattcttcccgttaatctttggacttcctttttattagtaaggatatcagggatttcttctattgctttgatctgagaaggatttacctcaataccacggttagaaacaagaaaacccaaaaacttacctgatacaactccaaatgcacattttatgatcatgagactgctgggttttgacgagcatatcatctatatatacctcaattgtctttcctaaatattcttggaatattttggtgaccaacctttgataggttgccccaacatttttgagaccaaagggcattactttataacagtaagtccccctgtctgtgatgaaagaagttttttcttcatcactagggtccattttaatttggttgtaccctgaatatgcatctaaaaaacttaaaagttcatgtcctgcagttgcatcaattaattgatctatatgtggtaaaggaaaagaatcttttggacaagctttattaagatctgtataatctacacagactcgccacttaccatttttcttaggtacaacaactgtgttggctaaccaattagggtactttacctcgcggattgacccaatttttaatagcttttggacctcatcttgaatcacctggtttttgaaagccccttgctttcttttcttttgctttattggtgtaaagGATGGGTCTTCGTTTAATTTGtaagtcatcacatccggtggtatccctatcatatcagcatgggaccaagcaaaacagtccatgCTAGGttttagaaattcaattaacatacGTCGCATGTTTGAGTTTAAATTAGATCCAACATAAACTTTTCGTTAaggccattgctcaaataatatcacaacCTCGAGTTCTTtgatggttgttttgatattttcattctcctcaggttcttgaattgtatcaggtctaGAGTCTTCTAAATCTGTTTTCTCTCGCTCAGTTGAGGTTTGATTGCTGACACCTTCAACTATTtcttgtaattgctatttttctttgtttacggTTCTCGTATCTGTTATAGCGTTGATACTCCTCGCTGTTTGCTGATCCCCTAGAATTTGACAAATCCCCtacggtgatggaaatttaataacttgatgtagagttgatggaacaacatccatatcatggatccaaggcctccccatgatcatattataggccatttccatatcaactacctgaaatttagtttctttaacaacacctgcagtaaaagttgttagaattacctctccttttgttaccacacttgaattgtcgaagcttGACAAGGTAtgtgccttgggtatcattttgtcttcagcttgcatttcacataatacccttagtagtataatatttacggaactccctggatcaatcaaaactcattttacattagtatcatgtacaagtaaagatattaccagtgcatcattatgtggggttatcactccttcggtatctgcatcatcgaatgaaatactttcattttctaaaacctgccgtacccgtttcccgtgtgtaattgttactttagaaaccttgttggaagctgtgtaggttatgccgtgaatatcttctcccccacttatcacattcactgttctcttgggtgaaggaggctttggtggctcttgcctatttttcatataggcttgtttacctttttcactaaataactcagtgaggtacccttgcttcaatagatgatccacttcactctgcaagaatctacattctgaagttttgtgcccgtgatcattgtggaattcgcaccaatgatctggattgtgtctatttggatttgaccgcatttCTTTTGGCCAttgtaccttatctcccatgcttctcaaaacagccacgagctcggaggtagtgacattaaagttatatccgccgaaccttgcctttaaacttctgtcatcatctcgtgactcttgtctgttccgatcatttctgaatcttgatgaagaaccagattccctgttcctcgatttttgatcatattgctggctatcttgttttgaccgtgagtcttttcctgcaggtcccatatatggatcgtacctatttttacctgatcttttttcggtttctgatcttctggaaccgcccctttcttcatgatgaaacttaggtacggtatcttcttcaattcgcagcttcgtactgtacctgttgtaaacatcattccacgtggttgcagggaattctcgaaggctttctttgagtcttctcgtggcttcagaacttttgtcatttaaattacttgcaaaagctattgcagcccagttgtcaggtacacggggtagagtcattctttcacgctggaatctatcaacaacgtctctgagcaactctgaatccccttgtttgattttgaaaatatcttccattcttttctcaaccttttgagctcccgaatgtgctttaataaaagaatctgcaagctcagcaaaaaaatttatagaatttacagataaaagagaatactaggttaatgcacccttggtgagtgtttcttcaaattttttgaccagtactgattcgaTTTCTTGTTTGGTAAaatcgttgcctttcacgcctgttataaatgcagtcacgtggtcacgtgggtctgttgtaccatcatatttcgggatgtcaggcattttgaactttttcgcaattggaaggggagcagcacttggcttccaaggttgttgtgagtatctGTCCATGTGTACTCCTTTTaatacaggcggaactccagggatttgctcaatacgctcattttgttccttaatatgtttctgcaaggttagaactaaattttgcaaataggaattatttgaattacctggtctcctgtggttcactggtggttcctccattttcagaattaacaagaccagagcgaggattctccaatgtattattattaggagttggtgtgggtagtgcagcaggcaatcgactaactagagcctgaagagctttgccgacctgtgcatcaattagcttttgtaaagcttcacttgcacctccttcaaaatgttcagattgttcttgttgatcagcacgggattcagggGCAGGAGTGCCTTCatgagattgacgtggtgaatctaGAGGGAAGGGAACCACGTCAATGTTCGGTAGgtctccttgattttgatgggtttgattttcatggtttcccaaggTGTTTTCactgtggttgttgttgttttacaTGATGATAACAACGGATAGAGcgtagcttaaaagaaaagattatcagtttcccggtaacagaaccaatttgtttaaccaaaaatctgagtctttggtcaaagctagaaacgaagagaaattcgggttactgataatcaggagacgaaaataataaaagattttTGAGAACGATGATAAAGCAGTAAATAGCTTTGAATTTCAGTAAAGTCTCAATAATCTTCCTCTCTACAGATGTCGAGTCCTTCTcattttatagttgattctaggagaatgtgtaatgcatttgtcttaatgggacaattatgagcaataaatgacattaaaagaaacgttactcaatcattcctattaaatacaaattctctaacgtatttgatatttaatgctgaATTTGGACTCTTTTGCGTCATCAGATTCATATCGTCAATCCTTTCCGATCTTCGGGGTTTTAAATGACTTATATAGGTACGAAACTCGTGCCTCTTGAATAACGACTCGTGCCTATTTAACTTTCTTCTCTCCGtatctgttgtcgcccgtgccttCTTGATTGATTACCgtgttttgaccatttgaccaattcacgtgtcatgacacgtcattttcaatatataaattcagttttttcccaatataCAACCTGTCACCCATGAGTTTACAGGTTGGCAATGCACTGCCCGTTAATGGCAGTAACATAACTAGAACATAAAGGCCATTCCTTATTTTTGTATAAAAATTATTACtcctatgcaaaaaaaaaaaaaaatgatcaACAAGTTAAGTTTTGCGAGAAGTCAAATATATAAAGATTTCAGTTCTTTATTTGATATTTGAATTTCTAAAATTAAGAAGCAATAACTCGAAAAAAAATTGTTATTTATATAGATACATAAATAAATGAtgacaaaaaaatattatttgactcTTTAAAGTTTAAATAGTAGCAGTAACATTGTTATTGTTCTTAATGAAACATCATCATTACTACTACTTCCTCCGGTTTTGCTGATTAAGATTTTAATTACCCTTATCTTTTTTATAAATAGTTAATTAATGACTGTTATGAGTCATATTTTAGTAGTAAGAATGAAATTATAAAGAAAATAACGCCTTCTGGATTTTTAAAATGAGTATAATATTTTTTACCACTCTTTTTAGTTGAAGTGATAAATAAAAAAGGACCGAAAGAAGTTGTTATTAAGTAGACTGTACCGTAAGATTTTTATTTTGTCTCATTGCTGTACATAATTGACGTACGTCGCTTCCTGGTATATTACTCAATGCATTCTCATCTCCTACTTATACCTTCCTCCTTTCTTCTCTCCTCCTAAATTTTTCTCATATATACAAATTGTTCATTACTTCATTCATCCATTTTCTTCTAACACAAGCAACTAAATCAATCCTCTCTTGTTGAATCAGATCACCAAAGCACAGCAGCAAAATGGGTATATGCAATTCTTGCGAATCTACATCAGTAGCTACAGCAAAATTAATACTACAAGACGGAAGATTACAAGAATTCTCTTATCCTATAAAAGCTTCATATCTCTTACAAAAAGATCCAAATATCTTTATTTGCAATTCAGATGAAATGGAGTTTGGAGATATTGTATCAGCCATAAAATCTGACGAAGAGCTTCAATTGGGTCAACTGTATTTTGCTTTGCCTTTGAACCGGCTGAAACGTAAGCTTAAGGCGGAAGAAATGGCTGAGTTAGCAGTGAAGGCTAGTTCTGCATTGAATAGTATTTGTGGTAAAGAGAAATGTGGGTGTCGTAATAAAGTTGATTTATTTTCAGGAGAGAAAGATGGTGGGAAGTTAGGGAAGAAGGTGGCGGGTGGCGGTGGTTCGACGGTGGCTGAGGGGAGAAGAGGGAGGAGGAGTAGTGGTGGTGGCGGTGATGGGCGGAGAGGGAAGTTCACGGCGAGGTTGAGTGCAATACCTGAGTAGGATAAATTCTTGGGCattttctttttctgaaacaCTACTACAAAACTAGCATTTTTTCTCCAAAAATTTCTTTGGTcgcaaaagtcaacaaaaataaaatagaaattagTAGTGTTGGTGGTGGTGGTGATGAACCGAATTCGGTTGGAAAGAACTTGT
This genomic stretch from Nicotiana sylvestris chromosome 9, ASM39365v2, whole genome shotgun sequence harbors:
- the LOC104225634 gene encoding uncharacterized protein, encoding MGICNSCESTSVATAKLILQDGRLQEFSYPIKASYLLQKDPNIFICNSDEMEFGDIVSAIKSDEELQLGQLYFALPLNRLKRKLKAEEMAELAVKASSALNSICGKEKCGCRNKVDLFSGEKDGGKLGKKVAGGGGSTVAEGRRGRRSSGGGGDGRRGKFTARLSAIPE